The Lutra lutra chromosome 10, mLutLut1.2, whole genome shotgun sequence genome contains a region encoding:
- the SYVN1 gene encoding E3 ubiquitin-protein ligase synoviolin isoform X1, protein MFRTAVMMAASLALTGAVVAHAYYLKHQFYPTVVYLTKSSPSMAVLYIQAFVLVFLLGKVMGKVFFGQLRAAEMEHLLERSWYAVTETCLAFTVFRDDFSPRFVALFTLLLFLKCFHWLAEDRVDFMERSPNISWLFHCRIVSLMFLLGTLDFLFVSHAYHSILTRGASVQLVFGFEYAILMTMVLTIFIKYVLHSVDLQSENPWDNKAVYMLYTELFTGFIKVLLYMAFMTIMIKVHTFPLFAIRPMYLAMRQFKKAVTDAIMSRRAIRNMNTLYPDATPEELQAMDNVCIICREEMVTGAKRLPCNHIFHTSCLRSWFQRQQTCPTCRMDVLRASLPTQSPAPPEPAEQGPQPAAHPPPLLPQPPNFPQGLLPPFPPGMFPLWPPMGPFPPVPPPPSSGEAGAPPSTGAAALPRPSGAATTTGAAAAPAPAPGSAPAPEGGPAPGFPFPPPWMGVPLPPPFAFPPMPVPPAGFAGLTPEELRALEGHERQHLEARLQSLRNIHTLLDAAMLQINQYLTVLASLGPPRPAASVSPTEETAPAVVTAASPTSIPSSETTTPSPGASPPAPEPEKPPAPESLGTEELPEDGEPDAAELRRRRLQKLESPVAH, encoded by the exons ATGTTCCGCACCGCAGTGATGATGGCGGCCAGCCTGGCGCTGACCGGGGCCGTGGTGGCTCATGCCTACTACCTCAAGCACCAGTTCTACCCCACTGTGGTGTACTTGACCAAGTCCAGCCCCAGCATGGCA GTCCTCTACATCCAGGCCTTTGTCCTTGTCTTTCTCTTGGGCAAAGTGATGGGCAAGGTGTTCTTTGGACAGCTGAGGGCAGCAGAGATGGAG CACCTTCTGGAACGTTCCTGGTATGCTGTCACTGAGACTTGTCTGGCCTTCACCGTCTTTCGGGACGACTTCAGCCCCCGCTTTGTTGCACTCTTCACCCTCCTGCTCTTCCTCAAGTGTTTTCACTGGCTGGCTGAGGACCGTGTGGACTTT ATGGAACGCAGCCCCAATATTTCCTGGCTCTTCCATTGCCGCATTGTCT CCCTCATGTTCCTCCTGGGTACCCTGGACTTCCTCTTCGTCAGCCACGCCTATCACAGCATCCTGACCCGCGGGGCCTCTGTGCAGCTGGTGTTTGGCTTTGAG TACGCCATCCTGATGACTATGGTCCTCACCATCTTCATCAAGTACGTCCTGCACTCCGTGGACCTCCAGAGCGAGAACCCCTGGGACAATAAGGCCGTGTACATGCTCTACACGGAGCTGTTCACAG GCTTCATCAAGGTTTTGCTGTACATGGCTTTCATGACTATCATGATCAAGGTGCACACCTTCCCTCTCTTTGCCATCCGGCCCATGTACCTGGCCATGAG GCAGTTCAAGAAGGCTGTGACGGATGCCATCATGTCCCGCCGCGCCATCCGTAACATGAACACACT GTATCCAGATGCCACCCCAGAGGAACTCCAGGCGATGGACAACGTGTGCATCATCTGCCGAGAAGAGATGGTGACGGGGGCCAAGAGACTGCCCTGCAACCACATTTTCCACAccag CTGCCTGCGCTCCTGGTTCCAGCGGCAGCAGACCTGCCCCACCTGCCGCATGGACGTTCTCCGGGCATCACTGCCGACCCAGTCACCTGCGCCCCCggagcctgctgagcaggggccaCAGCCAGCCGCTCACCCCCCACCACTCCTGCCGCAGCCCCCCAACT tcccccagggcctcctgcctcccttccccccaggcaTGTTCCCGCTGTGGCCCCCGATGGGCCCCTTCCCACctgtcccacctccccccagctcagGAGAGGCTGGGGCCCCTCCGTCCACCGGTGCAG CAGCCCTTCCTCGGCCCAGTGGAGCCGCCACAACCACAGGGGCTGCTGcggccccggccccagcccctggctccgcccccgcccccgaaGGCGGCCCCGCCCcaggcttccccttccctcccccctggATGGGCGTGCCGCTGCCTCCGCCTTTTG CCTTCCCCCCCATGCCCGTGCCCCCCGCGGGCTTTGCCGGGCTGACGCCGGAGGAGCTGCGGGCTCTGGAAGGCCACGAGCGGCAGCACCTGGAGGCCCGACTGCAGAGCCTGCGCAACATCCACACGCTGCTGGACGCCGCGATGCTGCAGATCAACCAGTACCTCACCGTGCTCGCCTCCCTGGG aCCCCCCCGACCTGCTGCCTCAGTCAGCCCCACTGAGGAGACTGCCCCGGCGGTGGTCACTGCTGCCTCCCCCACCAGCATCCCCAGCTCTGagaccaccaccccctcccctggagcctccccaccagcccctgaGCCTGAAAAGCCTCCAG CTCCTGAGTCACTGGGCACGGAGGAGCTGCCTGAGgacggggagcctgatgcagcagagctccgccgccgccgcctgcaGAAGCTGGAGTCCCCTGTTGCCCACTGA
- the SYVN1 gene encoding E3 ubiquitin-protein ligase synoviolin isoform X2, which translates to MFRTAVMMAASLALTGAVVAHAYYLKHQFYPTVVYLTKSSPSMAVLYIQAFVLVFLLGKVMGKVFFGQLRAAEMEHLLERSWYAVTETCLAFTVFRDDFSPRFVALFTLLLFLKCFHWLAEDRVDFMERSPNISWLFHCRIVSLMFLLGTLDFLFVSHAYHSILTRGASVQLVFGFEYAILMTMVLTIFIKYVLHSVDLQSENPWDNKAVYMLYTELFTGFIKVLLYMAFMTIMIKVHTFPLFAIRPMYLAMRQFKKAVTDAIMSRRAIRNMNTLYPDATPEELQAMDNVCIICREEMVTGAKRLPCNHIFHTSCLRSWFQRQQTCPTCRMDVLRASLPTQSPAPPEPAEQGPQPAAHPPPLLPQPPNFPQGLLPPFPPGMFPLWPPMGPFPPVPPPPSSGEAGAPPSTGAALPRPSGAATTTGAAAAPAPAPGSAPAPEGGPAPGFPFPPPWMGVPLPPPFAFPPMPVPPAGFAGLTPEELRALEGHERQHLEARLQSLRNIHTLLDAAMLQINQYLTVLASLGPPRPAASVSPTEETAPAVVTAASPTSIPSSETTTPSPGASPPAPEPEKPPAPESLGTEELPEDGEPDAAELRRRRLQKLESPVAH; encoded by the exons ATGTTCCGCACCGCAGTGATGATGGCGGCCAGCCTGGCGCTGACCGGGGCCGTGGTGGCTCATGCCTACTACCTCAAGCACCAGTTCTACCCCACTGTGGTGTACTTGACCAAGTCCAGCCCCAGCATGGCA GTCCTCTACATCCAGGCCTTTGTCCTTGTCTTTCTCTTGGGCAAAGTGATGGGCAAGGTGTTCTTTGGACAGCTGAGGGCAGCAGAGATGGAG CACCTTCTGGAACGTTCCTGGTATGCTGTCACTGAGACTTGTCTGGCCTTCACCGTCTTTCGGGACGACTTCAGCCCCCGCTTTGTTGCACTCTTCACCCTCCTGCTCTTCCTCAAGTGTTTTCACTGGCTGGCTGAGGACCGTGTGGACTTT ATGGAACGCAGCCCCAATATTTCCTGGCTCTTCCATTGCCGCATTGTCT CCCTCATGTTCCTCCTGGGTACCCTGGACTTCCTCTTCGTCAGCCACGCCTATCACAGCATCCTGACCCGCGGGGCCTCTGTGCAGCTGGTGTTTGGCTTTGAG TACGCCATCCTGATGACTATGGTCCTCACCATCTTCATCAAGTACGTCCTGCACTCCGTGGACCTCCAGAGCGAGAACCCCTGGGACAATAAGGCCGTGTACATGCTCTACACGGAGCTGTTCACAG GCTTCATCAAGGTTTTGCTGTACATGGCTTTCATGACTATCATGATCAAGGTGCACACCTTCCCTCTCTTTGCCATCCGGCCCATGTACCTGGCCATGAG GCAGTTCAAGAAGGCTGTGACGGATGCCATCATGTCCCGCCGCGCCATCCGTAACATGAACACACT GTATCCAGATGCCACCCCAGAGGAACTCCAGGCGATGGACAACGTGTGCATCATCTGCCGAGAAGAGATGGTGACGGGGGCCAAGAGACTGCCCTGCAACCACATTTTCCACAccag CTGCCTGCGCTCCTGGTTCCAGCGGCAGCAGACCTGCCCCACCTGCCGCATGGACGTTCTCCGGGCATCACTGCCGACCCAGTCACCTGCGCCCCCggagcctgctgagcaggggccaCAGCCAGCCGCTCACCCCCCACCACTCCTGCCGCAGCCCCCCAACT tcccccagggcctcctgcctcccttccccccaggcaTGTTCCCGCTGTGGCCCCCGATGGGCCCCTTCCCACctgtcccacctccccccagctcagGAGAGGCTGGGGCCCCTCCGTCCACCGGTGCAG CCCTTCCTCGGCCCAGTGGAGCCGCCACAACCACAGGGGCTGCTGcggccccggccccagcccctggctccgcccccgcccccgaaGGCGGCCCCGCCCcaggcttccccttccctcccccctggATGGGCGTGCCGCTGCCTCCGCCTTTTG CCTTCCCCCCCATGCCCGTGCCCCCCGCGGGCTTTGCCGGGCTGACGCCGGAGGAGCTGCGGGCTCTGGAAGGCCACGAGCGGCAGCACCTGGAGGCCCGACTGCAGAGCCTGCGCAACATCCACACGCTGCTGGACGCCGCGATGCTGCAGATCAACCAGTACCTCACCGTGCTCGCCTCCCTGGG aCCCCCCCGACCTGCTGCCTCAGTCAGCCCCACTGAGGAGACTGCCCCGGCGGTGGTCACTGCTGCCTCCCCCACCAGCATCCCCAGCTCTGagaccaccaccccctcccctggagcctccccaccagcccctgaGCCTGAAAAGCCTCCAG CTCCTGAGTCACTGGGCACGGAGGAGCTGCCTGAGgacggggagcctgatgcagcagagctccgccgccgccgcctgcaGAAGCTGGAGTCCCCTGTTGCCCACTGA
- the SPDYC gene encoding speedy protein C: MSDTQDLATLPPVATQVKLGGWSHPGGGSGSVHQRPHQELQAFLNLLEHSFLQEFLSKDPCFQISDKYLLAMVLVYFRRANLKLHEYTHSNLFLALFLANDMEEDVEDPKCVIFLWALGKDWHLRVADFLHQRDKLWARMGFRAMVSRECCEEVMAKEPSHWAWTRERHPQHGGAQRGPKAQVLLPGPPSPSPPPCSLHGQPPSHSQCCHQPHPVPVLSKCPSPNPEWHCPPLQACLSVAEDPLAGGFLIIPPPQLQLEPGTYTLHILPKPPPCPGC, translated from the exons ATGAGCGACACTCAAGACTTGGCCACTTTGCCCCCGGTTGCCACCCAGGTGAAGCTTGGGGgctggagccatccaggtggggGGAGTGGGTCTGTCCATCAGCGCCCGCACCAGGAGCTCCAGGCCTTTCTCAACCTGCTGG AGCACAGCTTCCTCCAGGAATTCCTTTCCAAAGATCCCTGTTTCCAGATTTCAGATAAG TATCTTCTGGCCATGGTGCTGGTCTACTTCCGGCGCGCCAACCTGAAGCTCCACGAGTACACCCACAGCAACCTGTTCCTGGCTCT GTTTCTCGCCAATGACATGGAGGAGGATGTGGAGGACCCCAAATGTGTGATTTTTCTGTGGGCCCTGGGAAAAGACTGGCATCTCCGGGTGGCGGATTTCCTGCATCAAAGGGATAAGCTGTGGGCCCGGATGGGCTTCCGGGCCATGGTGAGCCGTGAGTGCTGTGAGGAG GTCATGGCCAAGGAGCCGTCCCACTGGGCTTGGACTCGAGAGCGGCACCCCCAGCACGGTGGGGCTCAGAGGGGTCCAAAGGCCCAGGTCCTCCTTCCTGGGCCCCCCAGCCCCTCGCCACCTCCCTGTTCCCTCCATGGCCAGCCCCCTTCCCACAGCCAGTGCTGCCACCAGCCCCACCCGGTGCCTGTCTTATCCAAGTGCCCTTCCCCAAACCCTGAGTGGCATTGCCCTCCCCTCCAAGCTTGTCTCTCAGTGGCTGAAGACCCCTTGGCGGGGGGCTTCCTCATCATCCCGCCCCCCCAACTACAGCTGGAGCCGGGCACCTACACTCTCCACA TCCTGCCGAAGCCTCCACCATGCCCTGGGTGCTGA